ATCTTTGAACTTTTTGAGCTGTTGTGTCACAGCTCTGGCAGGCTGCGTTTCCCCACGTCCTCCGCCGCTTCCTGAGAACTCTCTTCTTCCCCCTGACGTTTGCTCCCATAGGTATTTCGCAACTCCGGCAGAAGCGCACAAGTCCAAACACAGGCTGGAAAACGGATTACATTATTCACGTTCAGCCACTACGTCAATGCCAGCTGTGAGTTTCAGTGAGCTGGTTGGCTCGAGAACAACATCCTGTTGGTCTCCATGTGTGCTTTATATGAGACACATTAAGGAGCCGTGGGATGTGTCATCGGAGTCTTGGTCTTTGTTGGACACCGCAGCCACAAATATACTGAGATTTACTGACTTTCTGTCCTGTGCGGTTGTAAATACGCTGTTTTGTTGCAATCACCTGGCAGTGGAGGAAGCGGAAGCGAACTTTGGAGCTGTGAATCATGCGCCCATAGTTCTTCACGTTGATGCTGCTCTTCTTCCAGCCACTGGCCGGGTCGTAGGGTGGATCCCATTTTATGTTCTCTATCGTCTCCAGATCTTTATGGGACATTTCCTGCCACAGAATCACAATGTTATTCATGTTAATGCGGCACTGATACACCAGACGGACCTCTGAAGTTGGAGGTGTAGACAGAGAGCCGCGTTCTTACCTTCCTGGGGGTGACGGTGCAGAGGATGTTGATGATGCTGTTCGACTTCTCCTGCCCCTCTTGGGGATTCTTCTTGCGAAACAGCCGactgctgcagaaaagagagcagAAGCGAGTGTTACGCCTCGCTACCGTCACCGGGCCTCCGCGCTGCATCTCAAAGCCGTCAGAGATCGTTTGAATTGGGGTTTGTGTCTCATGTAAATGGGCCAGAGCGCCGTCCTCTGTCCTCATTAATGACGATCATTTAAATGACAGGAACAATCAGGTCCTGTGTTCCTGATAGGGGCTGTCCACAGCAAAATCAGCATTCAATGTCTCTCTTGTTTGGCGTGACCCTCATCTGTTACCACCAGTGTCAAAGCCCCCCTGCTGCATTGATAAGGCACTGGGATCGCTTTTACAACCCCAGCCTGGAGTTTATCTCCGCATCTGCGCGTGTGTACATGTGCTAATGTCCCAAGGGCAACAATATGGCCTTTTGTTCGCCCGGTGGGAACTGAGGTTGGTCTATTCAGGAAGTCGGTGTCCAGCATCGATCACTGATCAGCTGAGGGTGACGTTCCACTGCAGCCACTTTTATTCATTCTCATACAGGTGAGATTTGCCCGGTAAGGTTTGGAAGGATGACACTCCTCAAGTCACTGCTGTGGAGTtcacagctgctcctgctttCTCCTGATCCACCAGCGTTCAGCAGACAAGCAGGAAACACTAAATATAGCAACCACTGTGAACCACTTTTGGGTTTCGGAGCATTTTTCTCTTGGTACGTTTGCCGAAGGCTGACTGACTCATCAGGGAGCGAGGCAGAGTGAGAAAAAGGTTAATTAGAATCAGATGTGTTGGTCCAATAGCCCGGACTGTACAAAAGACATGCCCGGACACGTGAAGGTAGTCTTAAGTGGACCCACTTCCACCCTTCAGCTCCTGATTCACCCCGGGGTCAGCTCATGACCGGAGCTTTACTCATATCATGTGTCATAAAGCAGACATAATCCTAATGAACTCTAATTTGACACATATGATCGGGGTAACAAATGAGGTCAGCTCCTGGTTTTGGAGGGAAACCGGACTCGCTGACAGCTGGACTATCACCTCAGAGGGAGACAAATGGCAGCGGGATTGTTGGGCACCATTCAATCTGGGCAGTATACCCAGTATTACCAGTTGGTCCCAGTCACGGGCTCAGAACTATTCACAACCTTTGATTCACCCCACTGCGGACAGAAAAACCAAGAATTCCCTGCAGCTGTAACAGAGTCTGGAATAACACCCAGCTgtcagaaacagagggaggaccCGGAGGTTCCTACCTGTTCCTGCGTATGAAGCTCTTGCTGGAGAATCTGAAGTTATGCTGGGGGACGCATGACATGGAGCTCCCCATCCTGCCGCGGGTCCTTGGGGCTTGGCTGAGACTCTGAAACCAAGTGTAGTCCGTCTGCAGAGGGTGGCGTTAATCCAAGAGCGCTGTGTGCTCGCCACTGGAGTCACGCTGGTACTGAGCAGGGAGTGTGCAGGGTTAGAGCTGAGgccggtgagtgtgtgtttgcgtaaAAGGGGTGGGGTttgcctgctgtgtgtgtgagtgtgtctgcatgtgtgtgtgagtgtgtctgcatgtgtgtgtgggtgtgtcaaACCAGCAGGAATCAACACCTCTACTGAGCAGCCTCTGTCTGTTAAATCAATCCAAACAACAAAGACTGGAGCATTGGGGAACGAGTGTGCCATTTCACACCCTTCAGGGGCCAAATGGTTCTtattgttgcccccccccaccacagtcAGTGGCCACTCATCCCACTGGATGGTGTGGCTGTGGCAGGGGGACGATGGGAGCCTCCACCGACATGCCTAGACATGAAAAACATCACCAGACTCACGTATTCTATTTACTTTTGTTCTGGATAATATTGTTACATTTTctgccttgtttttatttatgtacatttataaaataaaagggAAGATTGAAGGAACAGACACAATATAGACACAACAGAAATCGAGTTAGTGATTATTCATCCCTGACTCACAGCGGAACATGGAAATTTTCAGCGTTGACCTTAATTCAACACGTGGCGGGATCAGTCAGGCCTCAGAGGTCAAACGCTCGTGATCGCCGCGGGTGTGTTCGATTAGCTCACGTCTGTTGTCATCTGCCATTTCGAAATAAAGAAAGATAAGAAACCCTGGCTGGCGGCTGGCATCGCCGCTAACGTGCTGGGCTGGATTGTTCAGACGGATGCACCTGAGGCAGCAACAGTCAACGGCGTGCTAAAGTCAACAGGGGGGTTATTGTCTCGTGACAGACGTGCACATAATTTAGTGTTTATAAAACAAGACAGAGACGCGAACGCGAAGCGTCAAACAGACAACCCAGTAACTGACTGAAATCTACAACTGACCCACGGTTTTATAGATGAATGACTCGTTTCacctctaaaaaaaaatctatttaacaGTGGAGACGCAATGTAAAACAACACTGTACGTATCTATGTGAGCTTGGGGGTTAAAGAAAGCAGCTGGGTGATGCTGAGAAATGTCCAGAATGACTcaagtgttgttgttttccataAATGATGAAAGCATCCAACAAGGGGAAAAGGAAGGAATTTTCTTTCTGAGGTCATTCTGTCGTCAGCCAGAGGTTTCAGGTGAGGTGCAACACGTTGCTCCAGAATTACAACCGTCAGATAAGGTGCACAGGTTTTACGAGACGCCTGAAGTAAAACAGAAACTAGAACTAAATCATCCCTATTAGGTCAGATGGGGAAAAACCTCTCAGTCAAGCGTCTGCCGTGAGAAAACTGATGAAAAGGATGATTAGATTTAAATACTCCTGGTATCTCTGGTTTGGGAACTGCCAGACAGGTTTGATTGTACTTTGAAAGACAAAAGATTTAAGAAAATAAACTCTCGCAAGTGCATTTCAGgcaaaatgtgattaaattatGGCCTGTTTGACAGTCAACATGGTAAATATTACCAGTTAGCGCCACTTTTTGGAGCTAACTCTTCCAAATGTTGCATCTTTTCCAGCACGTCGACACATACGCACAAAATAATGCTTTAGGGAGTTTCAGTTTCTTCCAACTTGGGATCTGTTATTACATGTTTGTAGTCATAATGACTGATAGGTACAAATGTTTTGGGGCCGGTCGGGGAAAGAGCTTCTACACGCTAAACAGATTCCAGTAAACGTCCTGGTGGTGTCTTTGGTCTTTCGGTACCAGATATTACAGGTTTATTGGGCCACAGTCATGCTCAGAGTTTACAAAACCCCCACATTTTTACCTGGTCATAATCATTAAATGCTTTATTACTAGGCAGCAATGTTAATTGGACTCTAAAGGCAAAACCTGCCTGTGAATGATCCTGCATTCCTGTCCACAGACGGTCTCACCCCATTCTGTGAAACAGtgggaagaaaaggaaatgcCGATTACTTTGCCAAAAGAAACACTATTGTGAAAGACAAACAGcccatttgtttcttttctgctgCATGGATTCCTGAATGAGTGGTTTATAATCATAGCGGGATTTCCTTCCACAGGTGATTActcatatttcttttttgttccagTCTGTTTAGTACAAGGCAATATCGCAAACATGGAGTTTTTAATAGTTTATATACAATTTGGACCACtaatattgttttaatttattcattttaatcagtttaaGTCTGGTGTCATCGCCTCCCAGTGGGTCAGACTGGGCCTGTGCTCGAGAAGTGGCTCCTCGCTGTTTATCCACACTTGGTGGGGGAGACAGAACGGTGCTAAAGTCACACCTCAGGCCACTAAAACGGAGTCTGGATACGAGGCCTCTAACATCAGGTGTCCGAAAAAGAATCCAATGTGCCAAAGTTCTCACACGAGCCCACCATAAAGGAACCTTAATTGGACCGGGGCCCTCCTTTGAAGGCCTGGTCACTCAAAGTCAGACCTGATTTGGTGGTAAATTTAGACAGACGCGATGTGGAAAATGTGAGCCATCAATCAAGGATTGAATCACTGATTCGTTATCTTGTTCTGGTGTATTCTTTAAACTCTTCTGCATTAGCTGCCAGATGTCATCTCACAGTAGGTATGGAGATAAGGGCTCTGCAGCAGCCGAGGACAGGGACAAGCACAAGCACAGGAATGCTGGGAGGAATGGCACCCCCGCCCTCCTGGATTTGCTGCAATAGCACTTTTCATTAGCATCTCCATAGCTGCGCAACCGAGCATGTACATTTAAATATGAACAAACATTAGAAGGACTTTAAAACTCATGTGAGACTTGGAACgcagcagacacacagctcTTATAGAGTTCAGATTATCATCATAATTTCTCCGCTGGCTTGAATTCAGTAATCTAATAAATCTTTATAGGCATATACAGACATTTAGGTTAAACAATGACTGATTTAAATTAGATGTCTTGCTAATGTTATCTCTCACAACACAGCTAAACGAATCATGGAAGCTAATACTAAAGTTCccaatatttaatatttagccttaaagcaaaaacagacaTGTATTCTTCCCCCAATGTATGCGGTAAAACCAACAGATTTTGTCTCATTCTAGATTTTATGTCTGAAAATGTCAGTTTGACTCCAGTAATAAAGATGTACATTAGCATATTGACACATCACAGCGCTGCCTTTAGCCCAGTTTTGTCCTTTGACTGTGCTGTTAAATGGATGAGGCTGCAGATTTGTACAGTTTCAGGCTGCAGTGTGTTAGTTTGTCCTGGGTTTTTTGAGAGGGCAGCCACAGGTGGGAATGCCATGTGACTGAGGTTAAGAAGGGTAAAGTGAGAGTGTTCAGCTGTCTGCTTGGATCACTGTGAAAGGGGAGCACGCTGGAGAAGAACCAAGCTGCAGCCAGTGTGCAGAGACGACAACAAAACGTTGGCGGCAGCGACATGAAACGTGCTGCGAATCATGCTCGATCCAGATGTAAAAACTGTTGTTTCCCACACAATTATCACAACTCAATATCACTTTATTATTTTAACAGTGCATTGCGCCTCTTCACAAGAGTGCAAAGTTCTGTTGTTTATTTCATAAATAACAAACACgtcataaataaatacacatcatCACCTAtatcacaaacaaacaaacaaaaaaaagtcacacTGAAATTGCACAGATTTAAGTCAAGCCGCCTTATTTACAGTTCCTTCAACGGACTGAAGGCCACAATTCAGGAACAGTGTCGCTCGGGCCATCACAGCCTCGATCCTTCTGCTGGAACAAGAACGGTAAACAAGCTGGGATAAATAGAAACGCATTAACAAAATCcttcaaaaaataaaaggaaagaaaagacaacTTCTCAGAAGTTCAGAACAATATCACTGCACCATACATGAACCTTGCTGAAGATTTACAGTAGTAGAATATACAGCCGAGTCCCTGCCCTGACTGAGGGGGATCCAAGAGGAAATACAACTGTCGTATCGAATTCTACACTCAACTCTGATGGTAATCAGCTTCAACGGTCTCGTGCCCAGCGGCAATAGCCTTCATCCTGCTGTTTAACCGAACAGATCTTCTAGAAAGATGCAAATGAGGCCTTTTGCAAGGACGTAGCAGACATGAGGTACAAGTTTCGTGTGATGCCATGCTTGTGGCAGtgaagaaatgcaaaataaaggcTGCATATGAAATTCCATATTCATTCTGACACAAGAAGAAACGCCCAACACAGACAAACTAAACACGCTCTATATCACTTCTATCTATAGTACACACACCACACATctgaataaatatattaaaacacTCTTCTATAGACATTGGTCTTACGTCTCCGTCTCTACACATCTTTACAAGTGAATAGATTAGATTTGATATATTTTACATACACTTTATAAATACTTGTAGTTCAGATAATTATTCTCATTTTTCATATAAAAAGAGGTCCACCTGTGTTCAGTTCTGAGGGCCTTTTAGGGCCATGCTTGCTTCATGAACGGGAAAGTGCCGATCGCTGCCTGTCACTGCCACCTACCGGGTAACGGTGGAATCACAACATTTTATCCCGTTGGGAGTCAGTGTGTAAACATGCATTTTAAACCCAGTCAGAggctacattttttttaaatgaaatatgttTTTCTTTACAGCTTTGCtaacacaaacaaaaagaaaccaaaaataTTGCCGCCATGTTTCTCTCTGCAACAGGGAGCGGTAATGTTCATATTCTTGAGGGGCCGCTGTCTGTCAGTCTAAAATGGAGCTTCACAGTGACATTTCAGACTGTAACATATAGCAGAGGCAAGATTTAATGGCAAACCTAGATAACTTTGACTCAGTTAAAGTCTCAAAAATATCAATGTTGCACGTTCGGGTTGTCGCTGGGGAACTGCTTCATGTTTGTTAGTTAAACTACTGTATGGTAAGTCTTTACCAAGTGAGCCATTAAATTTCAACCAAACCCCTCCCTTCATTTACCTGCACGTCCCCTCCTTCCCATCTCAAACAGAGCAGTTGCGTCTTTTCCCAGAGCCAGTCTGGGCTGTAGCAGCAGAGGCTGAGTTCAGCCAAGCGGTGACCTCGTGTCAAAGGCTGGTGGAGGAGACCGAGAGTGTGGGCGAGGACGGCGGCGGGAAGTTTAGGAGCTCCAGTATGGCTACGCCCACGCTGCTGCGGCGCGTGAACATGCAGGAGGCTGCGACCCACTTGTTACTGCGTGGATTGTACTTCTCAATGGAGTTCAGACTCGAGCTGCCGTCGTTACCTCCCACTGCGTACAGCCAGCCGTCCATAGCCACAAGGTCATGGGTGCTCCTgggagacagtcagacacaccCGAATCTGTATTGTTTCGTGTCCATACTTTTAGAATGCAGTAAGTCATAATTCACATGTcgtttttcatccatccatccatcttagCAACTCTGGGAGTGTCTATCTATTCCAGCAGTCGCTGGGTGAGATGCAGTAATACATTCcagacaggtcaccagtccatcacaacacagaaggactggaatTGAGCCTAAAACCTTTCTGCTATGAGTGATGGCAGGATATTGTCAGCAAGAAAATGTGACCTcctggttcacctccagtcagTCTGTAACAGATCGGACTCAGAGTTTTTGCTACACTCACGATAACCTTTCCTGACGATTATAAAACTGAGGAAGAACCTCGTATTTAGGGCAATAACAAGAATATACGGCAAAGACACTTTAGTTCACCAGGAGGGGGATTTCAGAGACAGATGTTCCGCAACATTTTCACACCGTCAGACTGTAACAGAATAGTGTTGAATATAGTGAGGTGTTTTAAGCTTCTTTTCTAAATGGGGAGGCGGCAGCCGGACCGGAGGAGCAGGCAGGACGCGCAGCCAATCAACGCTCGGGGCTTCACGGGGCTGCGCAGCCAACTGTTGTCAGGTTTCCCAGCTCCCACAGAGCACTGACTCACATacatcctgtgtttgtgtgcatgagtgtgtggcTCCTGAAGCCTATCCTTGTGTCAACATTCTGCTGTGCTTGTGTCTAAGCCAAGATTCATGTTAGAAGTGGAAAAATAGGCCGTGCGATGTTTAATCCATAAGACGTTTCAGTGGAGGAAACATCCAAAGAGCCCAAATCTCCTCTCGCCTTGGcgattttacaaaaaataaaataatcacagGAGGGGAGAACCTTTGACAGCACAGACAAGGTTCGgctttgtttttcagctttACAATGTAAATCATCTTAGGACGGCACAACCCTACTTTAGTGTGAGGTTGTGTTTCCCAAATACAGAACAAGATGATGTCTAAAACAGCATTAGAGTATTTGGGATTTAGGATGACCCACATTTGAAGGCCTCAAAAAGGAGTTTCAGGACTGAAGAGAATTAAATTTGGCCGTGCACTAACCTGCGTATGTTCATGGGGGCCACCCCCTCCCAGGTGTTGGTTTTGGGGTTGAACCGCTCCACAGAGTTGAGGCAGCTGGTGCCGTCATTGCCTCCAGCAACATAGAGCATCCCTTCCAGCACGGCCACCCCGGCGCTGCTGCGTCGGCTCAGCATGTTGGCAATGGCCGTCCAAGCGTTGTTCTGTTTATCAGAGCAAAGTTAGTCGCAcctttatccaaactcatctggaTGATGAGAGCTCTCACGGCGTCAAAATTACCAGGGGATCGTATTTCTCCACGGTGGCCAGATGCGAGGAGCTGTCGTAACCTCCCACAGCATACAAGCTGCCCTCTGGGAGGAATCGTATGCAACAAAACACCGATAATTATCTTTAAAAGGCAAAGGGCCAAAGTAAAATGTCATCTTAATGTCCATTATTGTTTCAGGTTCGTACCCAGAGTAGCTACTCGCACATATCTCCTGCGAGTGCTCATGGCAGCGATGGAGGCCCATGTACTGGTCAAAGGGTCATATCGCTCTGCACTTAAGGGAGGAAACATAAACAGGTATTAGCCTGCTTTCTTTGACACCCTCTGACAGAAACAACACTTATGAGACCAAATGTTTGCCGAGTATTAGTGACTTCTGCCCCAGCACAGAGCTTAGCATCTAATCAGAAACTGTCTTTCTGAGCGTACCTGTTGAGGCACGAGGCCCCATCATAGCCTCCAGCAGCATAGAGCAGGCCGTGGAGGACCGCCACACCTAAACAACTCCGCCGTGTTCCCATAGAAACCTCGGGCTGCCAGGTGTTTGTAATCGGGTCATATGACTCAATGGTGGCAAGGTCTGATGTGCCGTCATACCTGAGGAAGACAAAGACGGTTAGACAGCTACTCTGTACTCTAGGAGGTGGGAGGATTCACTGGTTTGACTCAATACTTACCCTCCGACAGCATACAGTCTGTTCCCAATGGCTGCCACGCCAACTCGTGCCCGCCGAGTGGACATGGACGCCACCATGTGCCAGCGATCTGTCCTGGTGTCGTACGCCTCGCAGTCCCCATGGATAGCAAACAGGCTGCCGCCACCTGCAAAACACGCCCAGGGTAGTGGGCAGTTAATAACTAGCCAATAATGCTACTTTAGATCACATATTGCTTTAAAagattcaatttaaaaaaagatgaatgatACAGGAAAAAATTATTTGGAAGAATGTTGAACACTTAACAATTCAAATAAGAAGTGTTGCACGTGTACCCGATTGGGTACCTTCAAGTACACACTGACCAACAGCAAACAGCACCGGGCTGGCCCCCTCACAGCGGCGCGGGCGAGTCCTGATGTTGTAAAGGTTTACCCTCTGCTCGGGCATCAGGTGATACTTGAGAGCCTCGATCAGCAGATCCTTGCACTCGGCGTGGTGAcgcaccagcagctccgtgtccACGTTGCTAATCAGGAAGTCTCGCCTCAGCAGCGGCAGTCGCACGCACTTCATTAGCtaagggagggagcgagagagtcCAACGGAGGTGCCTGACAGTCGAGACAAAGCAAGAGGAGAGGCATCTTACCCAGGGCACATGCTGCCTGCGTCCATCGATATCATGTTTCACCCAGCTCAGCCCGGCTCGGtacacctcctcctcagacGGGACGTTGAGAGTGTCGCTGGAGAACAGATCCAGGACCTGgagcaacaaaaacagatgtGGTGGATAACGAAGCTTCCAAACTCCACATCCAAGCTCCCTGCCAAAACACACCATCAACCAGGAAGTATTTTGAAAAATCTAAAT
This genomic window from Takifugu rubripes chromosome 3, fTakRub1.2, whole genome shotgun sequence contains:
- the klhl17 gene encoding kelch-like protein 17 isoform X1, which gives rise to MMEGGMQLLNRDGHSISHNSKRHYHDSFVSMNRMRQRGLLCDIVLHVSNKEIKAHKVVLASCSPYFHAMFTNEMSESRQTHVTLHDIDPQALEQLVQYAYTAEIMVGEGNVQTLLPAASLLQLNGVRDACCKFLLSQLDPSNCLGIRAFADTHSCSDLLKSAHKYLLQHFVEVSKTEEFMLLPLKQVLDLFSSDTLNVPSEEEVYRAGLSWVKHDIDGRRQHVPWLMKCVRLPLLRRDFLISNVDTELLVRHHAECKDLLIEALKYHLMPEQRVNLYNIRTRPRRCEGASPVLFAVGQCVLEGGGSLFAIHGDCEAYDTRTDRWHMVASMSTRRARVGVAAIGNRLYAVGGYDGTSDLATIESYDPITNTWQPEVSMGTRRSCLGVAVLHGLLYAAGGYDGASCLNSAERYDPLTSTWASIAAMSTRRRYVRVATLEGSLYAVGGYDSSSHLATVEKYDPLNNAWTAIANMLSRRSSAGVAVLEGMLYVAGGNDGTSCLNSVERFNPKTNTWEGVAPMNIRRSTHDLVAMDGWLYAVGGNDGSSSLNSIEKYNPRSNKWVAASCMFTRRSSVGVAILELLNFPPPSSPTLSVSSTSL
- the klhl17 gene encoding kelch-like protein 17 isoform X2; translation: MMEGGMQLLNRDGHSISHNSKRHYHDSFVSMNRMRQRGLLCDIVLHVSNKEIKAHKVVLASCSPYFHAMFTNEMSESRQTHVTLHDIDPQALEQLVQYAYTAEIMVGEGNVQTLLPAASLLQLNGVRDACCKFLLSQLDPSNCLGIRAFADTHSCSDLLKSAHKYLLQHFVEVSKTEEFMLLPLKQVLDLFSSDTLNVPSEEEVYRAGLSWVKHDIDGRRQHVPWLMKCVRLPLLRRDFLISNVDTELLVRHHAECKDLLIEALKYHLMPEQRVNLYNIRTRPRRCEGASPVLFAVGGGSLFAIHGDCEAYDTRTDRWHMVASMSTRRARVGVAAIGNRLYAVGGYDGTSDLATIESYDPITNTWQPEVSMGTRRSCLGVAVLHGLLYAAGGYDGASCLNSAERYDPLTSTWASIAAMSTRRRYVRVATLEGSLYAVGGYDSSSHLATVEKYDPLNNAWTAIANMLSRRSSAGVAVLEGMLYVAGGNDGTSCLNSVERFNPKTNTWEGVAPMNIRRSTHDLVAMDGWLYAVGGNDGSSSLNSIEKYNPRSNKWVAASCMFTRRSSVGVAILELLNFPPPSSPTLSVSSTSL